In Synechocystis sp. PCC 6714, the following are encoded in one genomic region:
- a CDS encoding TRAP transporter substrate-binding protein yields MKRRQILGQSAIAAGTAASLIACGQATTSDSKTSTGGDLPNIRWRMVTSWPKSLDTLFGGAEDFCKAIAAMTGGKFQITPYAAGEIVPGLEVLDAVQNGTVECGHTASYYYIGKNPALGFACVMPFGLTAQQQNAWLYAGGGLEMMQKVYSDFNIINFTAGNTGAQMAGWFKKPVESLADLRGLKMRIPGLGGQVMAKLGVNVQVIPGGELFLALDRGTIDAAEWVGPYDDEKLGLNKAARYYYYPGWWEPGPSLDVLVNQSQWAKLPPEYQAIFQEAARSANLLMLSRYETFNSIALKKLVDGGTILKAFSPEILTVAQETSQALLEEFAGKDIQFKEIYQQWKAFRTQILAWNVINELSYAQQLSSQ; encoded by the coding sequence ATGAAACGCCGTCAAATCCTTGGTCAATCGGCGATCGCCGCTGGAACCGCCGCCAGTTTAATTGCCTGTGGCCAGGCCACCACCTCCGACAGTAAAACCAGTACTGGGGGAGATTTGCCCAATATTCGTTGGCGCATGGTCACCAGTTGGCCCAAATCCCTCGACACTCTTTTTGGGGGTGCTGAAGACTTCTGCAAGGCGATCGCCGCCATGACCGGGGGAAAATTCCAGATTACGCCCTACGCCGCTGGGGAAATTGTGCCGGGGCTGGAAGTATTGGATGCGGTGCAAAACGGCACCGTTGAGTGTGGCCACACCGCCAGTTACTATTACATTGGCAAAAATCCGGCCCTCGGTTTTGCCTGTGTGATGCCCTTTGGTTTGACGGCCCAACAACAAAATGCCTGGCTCTATGCCGGGGGAGGGCTAGAGATGATGCAAAAGGTTTACAGCGACTTCAATATCATTAATTTCACTGCGGGTAACACCGGGGCCCAGATGGCCGGTTGGTTTAAAAAACCAGTGGAATCCCTAGCGGATTTGCGGGGCTTGAAAATGCGTATTCCCGGTTTGGGGGGACAAGTGATGGCCAAGCTAGGGGTTAACGTCCAGGTAATCCCTGGGGGAGAATTATTCCTAGCCCTAGACCGGGGTACCATTGATGCGGCGGAATGGGTCGGCCCCTACGACGACGAAAAACTGGGATTAAATAAGGCGGCGCGGTACTATTACTATCCTGGTTGGTGGGAGCCAGGCCCCAGCTTAGACGTATTGGTGAACCAAAGCCAATGGGCGAAATTACCTCCGGAATACCAAGCTATTTTCCAGGAAGCAGCCCGTAGTGCTAATCTGCTCATGCTATCCCGTTACGAAACTTTTAATAGCATTGCCCTGAAAAAATTAGTAGACGGGGGTACAATTCTCAAAGCATTTTCTCCGGAAATTTTAACTGTAGCCCAAGAAACTTCCCAGGCATTGTTAGAAGAATTTGCCGGCAAAGATATCCAATTTAAGGAGATTTATCAGCAATGGAAAGCATTCCGTACTCAAATACTTGCTTGGAACGTCATCAATGAGCTCAGTTATGCCCAACAGTTATCATCCCAGTAG
- the thiC gene encoding phosphomethylpyrimidine synthase, protein MRTAWVAKRQGQTNVSQMHYARKGVITEEMDYVAKRENLPVDLIKDEVARGRMIIPANINHTNLEPMAIGIASKCKVNANIGASPNSSNIDEEVEKLLLSVKYGADTVMDLSTGGGDLDVIRTAIINASPVPIGTVPIYQALESVHGSIENLTPDDFLHIIEKHAQQGVDYMTIHAGLLIEYLPLVKSRITGIVSRGGGIIAKWMLHHHKQNPLYTHFDEIIEIFKKYDVSFSLGDSLRPGCTHDASDDAQLSELKTLGQLTRRAWEHDVQVMVEGPGHVPIDQIEFNVKKQMEECSEAPFYVLGPLVTDIAPGYDHITSAIGAAIAGWHGTAMLCYVTPKEHLGLPNAEDVRNGLIAYKIAAHAADIARHRPGARDRDDELSKARYNFDWNRQFELSLDPERAKEYHDETLPADIYKTAEFCSMCGPKFCPMQTKVDAEMLEELEVFLAKDKEMVARH, encoded by the coding sequence ATGAGAACTGCTTGGGTTGCTAAGCGCCAGGGACAAACCAATGTTTCCCAGATGCACTATGCCCGCAAAGGGGTGATCACCGAGGAAATGGACTATGTGGCGAAGCGAGAGAACCTGCCCGTTGATTTGATTAAAGATGAAGTGGCCCGGGGACGAATGATTATCCCCGCCAACATCAACCACACCAACTTGGAACCGATGGCGATCGGCATTGCTTCCAAATGTAAGGTCAATGCCAACATTGGTGCTTCCCCCAACTCCTCCAACATTGACGAGGAAGTGGAAAAGCTTTTGCTTTCCGTTAAATATGGTGCAGATACGGTGATGGATTTATCCACCGGTGGTGGCGACTTGGATGTAATTCGTACCGCCATCATCAACGCTTCCCCCGTCCCCATTGGTACCGTACCCATTTACCAAGCCCTGGAGAGCGTCCACGGTAGCATTGAAAATTTAACCCCGGACGATTTTCTCCACATCATCGAAAAGCATGCTCAGCAAGGGGTCGACTATATGACCATCCATGCGGGGCTACTAATTGAATATTTGCCTTTGGTGAAATCCCGCATCACCGGCATTGTTTCCCGCGGCGGTGGCATTATTGCTAAATGGATGTTGCATCACCACAAGCAAAATCCCCTCTACACCCACTTTGACGAGATTATTGAAATCTTCAAAAAGTATGATGTTTCCTTCAGCTTAGGGGATTCTCTGCGCCCCGGTTGTACCCACGATGCTTCCGATGATGCCCAATTGTCTGAGTTAAAAACCCTCGGTCAATTAACCCGCCGGGCTTGGGAACATGATGTCCAGGTGATGGTGGAAGGCCCTGGCCACGTACCCATTGACCAAATTGAGTTCAACGTTAAAAAGCAAATGGAAGAGTGCAGTGAAGCACCTTTCTATGTTCTTGGCCCCCTGGTAACGGACATTGCCCCCGGTTATGACCACATCACCTCCGCCATCGGAGCGGCGATCGCCGGTTGGCACGGTACCGCCATGCTCTGTTACGTTACCCCCAAGGAGCATCTAGGTTTACCCAACGCCGAAGATGTACGCAACGGTTTAATCGCCTATAAAATTGCCGCCCACGCCGCCGACATTGCCCGCCATCGCCCAGGGGCCAGGGATCGGGATGACGAACTTTCCAAAGCCCGCTATAACTTCGACTGGAACCGTCAGTTTGAGTTGTCCCTTGATCCAGAGCGGGCCAAGGAATACCACGATGAAACTTTGCCAGCGGATATTTACAAAACCGCTGAATTCTGTTCCATGTGTGGGCCCAAATTCTGCCCCATGCAAACTAAAGTCGATGCGGAAATGCTGGAAGAACTAGAAGTATTTCTCGCCAAAGATAAGGAAATGGTAGCCCGGCACTAA
- a CDS encoding DUF2442 domain-containing protein, whose product MILNIFEPAATGAWAEERMMHVELTDGRIIGFPGDSFRLLKQRTNEQLAAVKVELNGYALRREGLDEDITVPGIVAGRFQLPLS is encoded by the coding sequence ATGATTCTAAATATTTTTGAGCCTGCGGCAACTGGAGCCTGGGCAGAAGAACGCATGATGCATGTTGAACTCACTGATGGCCGCATTATTGGTTTCCCTGGCGATAGTTTTCGTCTTCTGAAGCAGAGAACAAATGAGCAGTTGGCGGCGGTTAAGGTTGAGCTAAATGGTTATGCTTTAAGACGGGAAGGATTAGATGAAGATATTACGGTTCCTGGCATTGTAGCGGGTCGTTTTCAGCTTCCACTTTCTTGA
- a CDS encoding Uma2 family endonuclease, producing the protein MISALQSQLPPLTPEEYLAWEAKQEIRHEYIDGEILAMTGGSIPHNDLAINLLTILRPHIKHRGCRLNMSDVKVQAKRGDRYFYPDLVISCHPQDLNATQWIQHPKVIIEVLSPSTANYDRSRKLRYYRQIPSLQEYLLVNTDQVLVEVYQRQTADIWIYCDYSSDEVFHIPSLEFDCSVDEIYENIILETLPE; encoded by the coding sequence ATGATTTCTGCTCTCCAATCCCAACTACCGCCACTTACCCCAGAAGAATATCTGGCCTGGGAAGCAAAACAAGAAATCCGTCACGAGTACATTGATGGAGAAATTCTGGCCATGACTGGTGGCAGTATTCCCCACAATGACCTTGCCATTAATCTGCTGACTATTCTGCGACCCCACATTAAGCATCGGGGTTGCCGTCTCAATATGTCCGATGTCAAAGTGCAGGCAAAACGAGGCGATCGTTATTTTTATCCCGATTTGGTGATTAGTTGTCATCCCCAGGATCTTAACGCCACCCAATGGATTCAACATCCCAAGGTGATCATTGAAGTACTTTCTCCCAGTACTGCCAACTATGACCGTTCCCGCAAGTTGAGATATTATCGACAAATCCCTAGTTTGCAAGAGTATTTATTAGTTAATACCGATCAAGTGTTGGTGGAAGTTTATCAACGGCAAACTGCTGATATCTGGATCTATTGCGACTATAGTAGTGATGAAGTTTTCCATATTCCCAGCCTTGAATTTGACTGCTCCGTTGACGAAATTTATGAGAATATCATCCTGGAAACTTTACCGGAATGA